The following are encoded together in the Xanthomonas vesicatoria ATCC 35937 genome:
- the pcaH gene encoding protocatechuate 3,4-dioxygenase subunit beta, with protein MRDANVDPSLTDPLLGYRRTRPGTQPAYVHPAYASTALRGPTRAPIDLPATLSEVTGPRLDRLTLGEHAADLTAGFSGQPLGERIIVSGRVLDENGRPVRNSLVEVWQCNAAGRYQHEGDRHDAPLDPNFRGTGQVLTDECGRYVFKTIKPGAYPWRNHYNAWRPAHIHFSLHGDGIGQRLITQMYFPGDPLLAHDPIYNCVDDALARERMVSSLDWENAVSEYALAYRFDIVLRGRKQTVWE; from the coding sequence ATGCGCGATGCCAACGTTGATCCGTCGCTTACAGACCCGCTGCTCGGCTACCGCCGTACCCGGCCTGGCACGCAGCCGGCGTATGTGCATCCGGCTTACGCCTCCACTGCCTTGCGCGGCCCCACGCGTGCGCCTATCGATCTCCCGGCCACGCTGTCGGAAGTCACCGGCCCGCGCCTGGATCGGCTCACCCTGGGCGAGCATGCCGCCGACCTCACCGCAGGTTTCAGTGGTCAGCCATTGGGCGAGCGCATCATCGTGTCTGGCCGCGTGCTCGACGAAAACGGTAGGCCGGTGCGCAACAGCCTGGTGGAAGTGTGGCAATGCAATGCCGCCGGTCGTTACCAGCACGAAGGCGATCGCCACGACGCACCGCTGGACCCCAACTTCCGCGGCACCGGCCAGGTGCTCACCGATGAGTGCGGCCGCTACGTCTTCAAGACCATCAAGCCAGGTGCGTATCCGTGGCGCAATCACTACAACGCCTGGCGGCCGGCGCATATCCATTTTTCGCTGCATGGCGATGGCATCGGGCAACGCTTGATCACCCAGATGTATTTCCCCGGCGACCCGCTGCTGGCGCACGACCCCATCTACAACTGCGTCGACGACGCGCTGGCGCGCGAGCGCATGGTCTCCAGTTTGGACTGGGAAAACGCGGTGAGCGAATATGCGCTGGCCTACCGCTTCGACATCGTGCTGCGCGGCCGCAAGCAAACGGTCTGGGAGTGA
- the pcaF gene encoding 3-oxoadipyl-CoA thiolase, translating into MSEVYLIDGIRTPIGRYGGALSSVRADDLGAVPIAALLARHPQLDPAAIDDVYLGCANQAGEDNRNVARMSLLLAGLPSSVPGSTLNRLCGSGLDAIGTVARGIRAGELGLAIAGGVESMSRAPWVMGKAENAFARTQQLEDTTMGWRFINPRLQAAYGTELMGETAENVAQRYAISREEQDAFALRSQQRVAAAQAAGFFDAEITSVPVAARKGGDVGTVEYDEAPRPNTTAEMLAKLKPVFRQPGSVTAGNASGINDGAAALLLASAQAVQAHGLTPRARVLGFAAAGVEPAYMGMGPVPATQRLLARLNLRIEQFDAIELNEAFAAQALACMRACGLPDAAAHVNANGGAIALGHPLGMSGARLALTLLRQLEANNGRLGLATMCIGVGQGVALALERL; encoded by the coding sequence ATGAGCGAGGTCTATCTGATCGATGGTATCCGCACGCCCATCGGCCGGTACGGTGGTGCGCTGTCCAGCGTGCGCGCCGACGACCTGGGCGCGGTGCCGATCGCCGCGTTGCTGGCCCGCCATCCGCAGCTGGACCCCGCCGCGATCGACGATGTGTATCTGGGCTGCGCCAACCAGGCCGGCGAAGACAACCGCAATGTCGCGCGTATGAGCCTGTTGCTGGCAGGCCTGCCGAGTTCGGTGCCGGGCAGCACGCTCAATCGCCTGTGCGGTTCCGGGCTGGATGCGATCGGCACGGTGGCGCGCGGTATCCGTGCCGGGGAACTGGGGCTGGCGATCGCCGGCGGTGTCGAATCGATGTCGCGCGCGCCCTGGGTCATGGGCAAGGCCGAAAACGCCTTCGCCCGCACCCAGCAACTGGAAGACACCACCATGGGCTGGCGCTTCATCAACCCGCGCCTGCAGGCCGCCTACGGCACTGAGTTGATGGGCGAAACGGCTGAAAACGTCGCGCAGCGCTACGCAATCTCGCGCGAAGAGCAGGACGCCTTCGCCCTGCGCAGCCAGCAGCGCGTGGCCGCCGCCCAGGCCGCCGGGTTCTTCGATGCAGAGATCACCTCGGTGCCCGTGGCTGCGCGCAAGGGCGGCGATGTCGGTACCGTGGAATACGACGAGGCGCCGCGCCCGAACACCACCGCCGAGATGCTGGCCAAGCTCAAGCCGGTATTCCGCCAGCCCGGTAGCGTTACTGCCGGTAATGCGTCCGGCATCAACGATGGTGCGGCCGCGTTGTTGCTGGCCTCGGCGCAGGCGGTGCAGGCGCATGGCCTGACCCCGCGTGCGCGCGTACTGGGTTTTGCTGCGGCAGGTGTCGAGCCGGCCTACATGGGCATGGGCCCAGTGCCGGCCACGCAGCGCCTGCTGGCCCGGCTGAACCTGCGTATCGAGCAGTTCGATGCGATCGAACTCAACGAAGCCTTCGCCGCGCAGGCGCTCGCGTGCATGCGCGCCTGCGGGTTGCCCGACGCTGCCGCACACGTCAACGCCAACGGTGGCGCCATTGCGCTCGGTCATCCGCTGGGCATGAGCGGCGCGCGGCTTGCACTTACCTTGCTGCGGCAACTGGAAGCCAATAACGGCCGACTCGGGCTGGCCACCATGTGTATCGGCGTGGGGCAGGGCGTGGCACTGGCGCTCGAGCGCCTGTGA
- a CDS encoding CoA-transferase subunit beta, giving the protein MSAYSTNEMMTVAAARRLPDEAVCFVGIGLPSTAANLARLTHAPDVTLIYESGPIGARPDVLPLSIGDGELAETADTVVSTPEIFRYWLQGGRVDVGFLGAAQIDRHANLNTTVIGDYAAPKTRLPGAGGAPEIAASAKQVFIIMRQSKRSFVPALDFITTVGHLEGGDARARAGLPGAGPTVVVTDLCVMEPDPVTRELTVTTLHPGISREQVSAATGWPIRFADALAQTPPPTATELQALRALQARTDAAHGTPSAGAEA; this is encoded by the coding sequence ATGAGTGCGTACAGCACCAACGAAATGATGACCGTGGCAGCCGCGCGCCGCTTACCCGACGAGGCGGTGTGTTTCGTCGGGATCGGCCTGCCGTCCACCGCGGCCAATCTGGCCCGGCTCACGCATGCGCCGGATGTCACCTTGATCTACGAATCCGGTCCGATCGGCGCACGCCCGGACGTGCTGCCGCTATCGATCGGCGACGGCGAGCTGGCCGAGACCGCCGACACCGTGGTCTCCACGCCGGAAATCTTTCGCTACTGGCTGCAGGGCGGTCGCGTGGACGTGGGGTTTCTGGGCGCGGCGCAGATCGACCGTCATGCCAACCTCAACACCACCGTGATCGGCGACTACGCAGCGCCGAAGACGCGCCTGCCCGGTGCTGGCGGCGCGCCGGAAATCGCGGCAAGCGCCAAGCAGGTCTTCATCATCATGCGCCAGTCCAAACGCAGCTTCGTGCCGGCACTGGATTTCATTACCACCGTCGGGCATCTGGAGGGCGGCGATGCGCGCGCGCGCGCCGGCCTGCCCGGCGCCGGCCCCACCGTGGTGGTCACCGACCTGTGCGTGATGGAGCCCGATCCGGTCACCCGCGAACTCACGGTCACCACGCTGCATCCGGGCATCAGCCGCGAGCAGGTGAGTGCGGCCACCGGTTGGCCGATTCGTTTTGCCGACGCACTTGCCCAGACCCCTCCGCCCACCGCGACCGAGCTGCAGGCACTGCGCGCGCTGCAGGCACGCACCGATGCCGCGCACGGCACCCCGTCCGCCGGGGCTGAGGCATGA
- a CDS encoding CoA transferase subunit A, which translates to MAEVVSLREAVSHLIADGDCVAMEGFTHLIPHAAGHEVIRQRKRDLRLVRMTPDLIYDQLIGAGCAAALRFSWGGNPGVGSLHRLRDAVEHAWPQPVQIREHSHADMANAYVAGASGLPFAVLRGYVGSDLPRVNDSIKFLQCPYTGETLATTPAVNPDVTVIHAQQADRRGNVLLWGILGVQKEAALAARKVIVTVEEIVDTLDAPPNACILPRWVVDAVCHVPGGAAPSYAHGYYARDNRFYLEWDAIARDRARFQAWIQTHILDTDDFAAFVRFHAHSQQQVAA; encoded by the coding sequence ATGGCCGAAGTCGTTTCCCTGAGAGAGGCGGTGTCCCACCTGATCGCCGACGGTGATTGCGTGGCGATGGAAGGCTTCACCCATCTGATCCCGCATGCGGCCGGCCATGAGGTGATCCGCCAACGCAAGCGCGACCTGCGCCTGGTGCGCATGACCCCGGACCTGATCTACGACCAGCTGATCGGCGCCGGTTGCGCGGCGGCATTGCGGTTTTCGTGGGGCGGCAACCCGGGTGTGGGCTCGCTGCACCGCCTGCGCGATGCGGTGGAACACGCCTGGCCGCAGCCGGTGCAGATCCGCGAACACAGCCACGCCGACATGGCCAACGCGTATGTGGCCGGCGCCTCCGGGTTGCCGTTTGCGGTGTTGCGCGGTTATGTCGGCTCGGACCTGCCGCGCGTCAACGACAGCATCAAGTTCCTGCAATGTCCCTACACCGGCGAGACGCTGGCCACCACGCCGGCGGTGAACCCCGATGTCACCGTGATCCACGCACAACAGGCCGACCGCCGCGGCAACGTGTTGCTGTGGGGCATCCTTGGCGTGCAGAAGGAGGCGGCGCTGGCCGCGCGCAAGGTGATCGTGACGGTGGAAGAGATTGTCGACACGCTCGATGCGCCACCCAATGCCTGCATCCTGCCGCGCTGGGTGGTCGATGCGGTCTGCCATGTGCCCGGTGGCGCCGCGCCGTCGTACGCGCATGGCTACTACGCCCGCGACAACCGGTTTTATCTTGAGTGGGACGCCATTGCGCGCGATCGCGCGCGCTTCCAGGCGTGGATCCAGACGCATATCCTGGACACCGACGACTTCGCCGCATTCGTGCGCTTCCATGCGCACTCGCAGCAGCAGGTGGCGGCATGA
- the pcaG gene encoding protocatechuate 3,4-dioxygenase subunit alpha, with amino-acid sequence MSLHATPSQTVGPYYRLGLEPLYRDKIAPAHATGTQVHISGCVFDGAGTPVADAVLELWQADAAGIYAHAADARSAAHDASFDGWGRVPTDAQGRFRFSTVKPGAVAGPEGKAQAAHLTVLVFMRGLLRCASTRLYFADDPQLGSDPILALVPAARRDTLLAQPTGNGVYAWDIHMQGEMETVFFRY; translated from the coding sequence ATGAGCCTGCACGCAACCCCCTCGCAAACGGTCGGCCCGTATTACCGGCTTGGCCTGGAACCGCTGTATCGCGACAAAATCGCGCCGGCGCATGCCACCGGCACGCAGGTGCACATCAGCGGCTGCGTCTTCGATGGTGCCGGCACCCCGGTGGCGGACGCGGTGCTGGAGCTGTGGCAAGCCGATGCCGCCGGCATCTACGCGCATGCTGCCGATGCCCGTTCTGCGGCGCACGACGCCAGTTTCGATGGTTGGGGCCGGGTGCCAACCGATGCGCAGGGGCGTTTTCGCTTCAGCACGGTCAAGCCGGGTGCCGTCGCCGGGCCGGAGGGCAAGGCGCAGGCGGCGCATCTGACCGTGCTGGTGTTCATGCGCGGGCTGTTGCGCTGCGCATCGACGCGGCTGTACTTCGCCGACGACCCGCAGTTGGGCAGCGACCCGATTCTGGCGCTGGTACCGGCCGCGCGCCGCGACACCCTGCTGGCCCAGCCAACGGGCAATGGTGTCTACGCATGGGATATCCACATGCAGGGCGAGATGGAAACCGTGTTCTTCCGGTATTGA